From a region of the Molothrus ater isolate BHLD 08-10-18 breed brown headed cowbird chromosome 15, BPBGC_Mater_1.1, whole genome shotgun sequence genome:
- the LOC118692166 gene encoding leukotriene C4 synthase-like gives MRDQIDLLATVTVLGVLEQGYFAMQVIYARRKYKVSPPETTGHPEFERTFRAQANCSEYFPIFISLLWVAGIFFHQGVTAVCGLLYLYTRLRYFQGYAGAARGRLGPLYASAWLLWLLLGLALAGLLAHFLRPTWMAALVWPLQLHGAW, from the exons ATGAGAGATCAAATAGACCTTCTGGCCACAGTCACAGTTCTGGGGGTTCTGGAGCAAG GCTATTTTGCAATGCAGGTGATCTACGCCCGTCGGAAGTACAAGGTTTCCCCTCCCGAAACCACGGGGCACCCTGAATTTGAGCGGACCTTCAGAGCTCA GGCAAACTGCTCAGAGTACTTCCCAATCTTCATTTCCCTCCTCTGGGTTGCTGGAATCTTCTTCCATCAAG gtgtgACTGCAGTGTGTGGGCTGCTCTACCTCTACACCCGCCTCAGGTACTTCCAGGGCTATGCCGGGGCTGCACGGGGACG GTTGGGACCACTGTATGCcagtgcctggctgctctggctgctgctggggctggcgctggctgggctcctggcacactTCCTGAGGCCCACATGGATGGCAGCACTGGTGTGGCCTCTCCAGCTCCATGGGGCCTGGTGA
- the MGAT4B gene encoding alpha-1,3-mannosyl-glycoprotein 4-beta-N-acetylglucosaminyltransferase B yields the protein MRLRSGTALTLLLGCLCALLSLSWYGAFGGHKGDVVDIYQREFLALRDRLHTAEQESLKRSKELNLVLEEIKRALSEKQALRDINRTWSSLSDETKLKLWNITNKNVLHLPTIFHHLPHLLSKENSLQPAVHVGQGRTGVSVVMGIPSVKREVHSYLTDTLNSLISELTQQEKEDSVIVVLIAETDPQYTAGVAENIKNLFPKEIHSGLLEVISPSPHFYPDFSHLRESFGDPKERVRWRTKQNLDYCFLMMYAQSKGIYYVQLEDDIVAKPNYLSTMKNFALQQPSEEWMILEFSQLGFIGKMFKSLDLSLIVEFILMFYKDKPIDWLLDHILWVKVCNPEKDAKHCDRQKANLRIRFKPSLFQHVGTHSSLAGKIQKLKDKDFGKHALRKEHVNPPAEVSTSLKTYQHFTLEKAYLREDFFWAFTPTAGDFIRFRFFKPLRIERFFFRSGNIEHPEDKLFNTTVEVLPFDSLQSDKEALQEGRGTAVKYRRTADGYVQIGSFSKGVAEGEVDPSFGPLEAIRLSIQTDSPVWIILSEIFIKKAE from the exons GTGACGTTGTGGACATCTACCAGCGGGAGTTCCTGGCGCTCAGGGACCGGCTGCACACGGCCGAGCAGGAGAGCCTGAAGCGCTCCAAGGAGCTCAACCTGGTCCTGGAGGAGATCAAGAGAGCCCTGTCGGAGAAGCAGGCCCTGCGGGACATAAACCGGACCTGGAGCAGCTTATCTG acGAAACCAAGTTAAAACTGTGGAATATCACCAACAAGAATGTGCTGCACCTTCCCACCATCTTCCATCATTTGCCACATTTGCTGTCAAAGGAGAACAGTCTGCAGCCAGCCGTGCATGTGGGACAGGGGCGCACTGGAG TGTCCGTCGTGATGGGAATCCCCAGCGTGAAGCGGGAGGTGCATTCCTACCTCACAGACACCCTCAACTCCCTCATCTCAGAGCTCActcagcaggagaaggaggacTCTGTCATCGTTGTCCTCATTGCTGAG acagATCCACAGTACACAGCCGGAGTGGCAGAAAATATCAAAAACTT ATTCCCAAAGGAAATACACTCAGGTCTCCTGGAGGTAATTTCCCCATCTCCACATTTCTATCCTGATTTCTCCCACCTGCGGGAATCCTTTGGAGACCCCAAGGAAAGAGTCAG GTGGAGGACAAAGCAGAACCTGGACTACTGCTTTTTAATGATGTATGCCCAGTCCAAAGGCATTTATTATGTGCAG CTGGAGGATGACATTGTGGCCAAACCAAACTATCTCAGCACGATGAAGAACTTTGCCTTGCAGCAGCCCTCTGAAGAGTGGATGATCCTGGAGTTCTCTCAGCTGGGGTTCATTG GAAAAATGTTCAAGTCTCTGGATCTGAGCTTGATTGTGGAGTTCATCCTGATGTTCTATAAGGACAAACCCATTGACTGGCTGCTGGATCACATCCTCTGGGTGAAAGTCTGCAACCCTGAGAAAGATGCA AAACACTGCGACAGGCAGAAGGCAAACCTGAGGATCCGCTTCAAGCCCTCGCTCTTCCAGCACGTGGGAACCCACTCGTCCTTGGCTGGGAAGATACAGAAGCTGAAG GACAAGGACTTTGGAAAACACGCACTGCGGAAAGAACACGTCAACCCTCCTGCTGAGGTGAGCACCAGCCTGAAAACCTACCAGCACTTCACCCTGGAGAAGGCTTACCTGCGGGAGGACTTCTTCTGGGCCTTCACTCCCACTGCCGGGGACTTCATCCGATTCAGATTCTTCAAACCACTCCGAATTGAAAG GTTCTTCTTCCGCAGCGGGAACATCGAGCACCCAGAAGACAAACTCTTCAACACGACCGTGGAGGTGCTGCCGTTTGAC AGTCTACAGTCAGATAAGGAAGCCTTGCAGGAGGGAAGAGGCACAGCTGTCAAATACCGCAGGACAGCAGATGGCTACGTCCAGATAG GCTCGTTCTCCAAGGGCGTCGCAGAGGGTGAGGTGGACCCATCTTTTGGGCCACTGGAGGCCATCAGGCTGTCCATCCAGACCGACTCCCCGGTGTGGATCATCCTGAGCGAG atttttatcAAAAAAGCAGAGTGA